The Heyndrickxia acidicola sequence TTCGATCATTTCTTCTATGACCTGCTCTTCCTCTCCTTTTGGAAACCAAGATGGGTGTGAACGGGTAATAAAGCTATTATGACCAAAGGATTCCAGGTAAACGCCGACTTCTTCTAATGCAGAAAGATTTTCCTGAATTTTAATATACTCATCTGTTGAAAACTCCAGTGTGATAGGAACCAAAAGATCCTGAAGTTCCCTCTCTACACGTCCAACCTTTTCACGAAAGTATTCATATTTAATTCTTTCCTGGGCAGCATGCTGGTCTATGATATAAAGACCTTTCTCATTTTGGGCAAATATATATGTTCCATGCATTTGGCCAATTGGATACATTGGAGGTATCCGAGAAGCTGCTGATTCTTCCACTTTCTCGTCTTCCATTTCTGCTTCTCTTTCATCCTCGTTTATTTCAAAAATAACATCTTCCGCAACAGGCAAGCGGCGATCTTCAGTTGGATGGTTATCATGCTCTTCAGCCTTTTCCTCGATTGAAATAGAAGGAAGATTGTTAATCGGCAGCTCTGAAGATGGGACTTCTGCTATCGTAAATCCTTTATTGAACTGTTCTTTAAAAAGCGGATGTGCTGCTTCAGGTTTTTTTTCCAGCCGTGGTACTTCCTCAACCGGTAAATGGTCTAACTCCATAACGGTTTGTTCCGGCTTTATCCAATCCTTTTTGATGGCCGAGTAGCCCGACGGAATTAGATCGCGGGACTTAAAGGCGTTTTTGACCGTTTCTGCCACCAGCTGATTCAATTCCTGTTCTTTGCTTAGCCTGACCTCCATTTTAGATGGATGTACATTTACATCTACTAGAATCGGATCCATTTCAACGGCTAATAGAACAATTGGATACCTGCCAATAGGCAGCAATGTATGATAACCCTCCTGGATGGCTTTAACAAGAGAATAATTTTTAATAAATCTTCCGTTAATCATAGTCGAGATGTAATTTCTTGATGCCCTTGTCACCTCGGGCATTGAGATATATCCTGAAATTTTAAAGTCCAGAGAAGACACAGAAACCGGAATCATCTTTTTAGCAATATTCATTCCATAAATAGCCGCCAATACCTGGCGCACATCCCCATTGCCATTTGTTTGCAGAAGCATGCGGTCATAATGGCGGAGCCGTATAGAAACCTCTGGATGGGCAAGCGCCAGGCGATTTACAACATCCGTAATATTACCGAGTTCAGTATGAAGTGTTTTCATATATTTTAAGCGGGCTGGCGTATTAAAAAATAAATCTGAAACAGTAATATCACTGCCTTTTCGTGCAGAAGCCTTTTCATTTTCCAGTACCTTTCCGCCTTCAATCACTACGCGGCTGCCTGCTCCATCGCCGGTTGAAGTGACAAGCTCCAAATTAGAAACAGATGCAATACTTGGAAGCGCCTCTCCGCGAAACCCTAGGGTTCGAATGCGAAATAAATCATTTTCGTCCTTAATTTTACTTGTAGCGTGCCTGTGAAACGCAAGCAAAAC is a genomic window containing:
- the mutL gene encoding DNA mismatch repair endonuclease MutL translates to MGKIIQLDDILSNKIAAGEVVERPASVVKELVENAIDAKSTVVEIDIEDAGLSKIRIIDNGTGIEEDDVLLAFHRHATSKIKDENDLFRIRTLGFRGEALPSIASVSNLELVTSTGDGAGSRVVIEGGKVLENEKASARKGSDITVSDLFFNTPARLKYMKTLHTELGNITDVVNRLALAHPEVSIRLRHYDRMLLQTNGNGDVRQVLAAIYGMNIAKKMIPVSVSSLDFKISGYISMPEVTRASRNYISTMINGRFIKNYSLVKAIQEGYHTLLPIGRYPIVLLAVEMDPILVDVNVHPSKMEVRLSKEQELNQLVAETVKNAFKSRDLIPSGYSAIKKDWIKPEQTVMELDHLPVEEVPRLEKKPEAAHPLFKEQFNKGFTIAEVPSSELPINNLPSISIEEKAEEHDNHPTEDRRLPVAEDVIFEINEDEREAEMEDEKVEESAASRIPPMYPIGQMHGTYIFAQNEKGLYIIDQHAAQERIKYEYFREKVGRVERELQDLLVPITLEFSTDEYIKIQENLSALEEVGVYLESFGHNSFITRSHPSWFPKGEEEQVIEEMIEQVLTMKKVDIKRLREEAAIMMSCKGSIKANRHLRNDEIQSLLDQLRQSSDPFTCPHGRPIIVHYSSYDMEKMFKRVM